The following are encoded together in the Kribbella voronezhensis genome:
- a CDS encoding SUKH-3 domain-containing protein: protein MAVARRWLVCRQRAAIDSYLDAMAKNGYERSDLVEGFLAEYAGLSIGPASGGFAEVLAIDPVMAISSTTKSTAQMYEDAVGSALVPIGAAYSGHLHRGHDVDPDLLC from the coding sequence ATCGCTGTTGCGAGACGCTGGCTGGTTTGTCGGCAGCGCGCAGCCATTGACAGCTACCTGGATGCCATGGCCAAGAATGGCTATGAGCGGTCAGACTTAGTCGAGGGCTTTCTCGCGGAATATGCGGGATTAAGTATTGGTCCTGCGTCGGGCGGTTTCGCCGAGGTTTTGGCGATTGATCCAGTCATGGCGATTTCCTCAACAACCAAGAGCACAGCGCAGATGTATGAGGATGCCGTCGGTAGCGCGTTGGTCCCGATTGGCGCCGCATATAGTGGGCATTTACATCGCGGCCACGACGTCGACCCTGATCTGCTCTGCTGA
- the rfbB gene encoding dTDP-glucose 4,6-dehydratase — MRRMLITGGAGFIGSNFVHDTVRRDPDTEITVLDALTYAGSEGNLAPVAEQVTFVHGDICDAALVDKLVAETDVLVHFAAESHVDNSLNDPSPFIKSNIIGTFTLLEAVRKHDKRMHHISTDEVFGDLPLDSVDQFTEETAYDPSSPYSASKASSDMLVRAWARSYGVAATLSNCANNYGPYQHVEKLIPRQITNVLIGDKPKLYGAGENVREWTHVDDHNDAVHRIIADGRLGETYLIGSGDERSNKQIIEKILTLMGEPSDAYVHVNDRPGHDLRYSNNSTKIRTELGWTPHYADFDAGLAATIDWYKSNTAWWEPQKSAAEAKYKLLGR, encoded by the coding sequence ATGCGACGGATGCTCATCACCGGCGGCGCCGGGTTCATCGGCTCGAACTTCGTGCACGACACGGTGCGCCGTGACCCCGACACCGAGATCACGGTGCTGGACGCCCTCACGTACGCCGGCAGCGAGGGCAACCTTGCGCCGGTGGCCGAGCAGGTCACCTTCGTCCACGGCGACATCTGTGACGCGGCGCTGGTCGACAAGCTTGTCGCCGAGACCGACGTCCTGGTGCACTTCGCGGCCGAGTCGCACGTCGACAACTCGCTGAACGACCCGTCGCCGTTCATCAAGAGCAACATCATCGGCACCTTCACCCTGCTCGAGGCGGTCCGCAAGCACGACAAGCGGATGCACCACATCTCCACCGACGAGGTGTTCGGCGACCTCCCGCTGGACTCGGTCGACCAGTTCACCGAGGAAACGGCGTACGACCCCTCCAGCCCGTACTCCGCCAGCAAGGCGAGCTCCGACATGCTGGTCCGCGCCTGGGCCCGCTCGTACGGCGTGGCCGCGACGCTCTCGAACTGCGCGAACAACTACGGCCCGTACCAGCACGTCGAGAAGCTGATCCCGCGGCAGATCACCAACGTCCTGATCGGCGACAAGCCCAAGCTCTACGGCGCCGGCGAGAACGTCCGCGAATGGACCCACGTCGACGACCACAACGACGCCGTCCACCGCATCATCGCCGACGGCCGCCTCGGCGAGACCTACCTGATCGGCTCCGGCGACGAGCGCAGCAACAAGCAGATCATCGAGAAGATCCTCACCCTGATGGGCGAACCGTCCGACGCCTACGTCCACGTCAACGACCGCCCCGGCCACGACCTGCGCTACTCCAACAACTCCACCAAGATCCGCACCGAACTCGGCTGGACCCCCCACTACGCCGACTTCGACGCCGGCCTCGCCGCCACGATCGACTGGTACAAATCCAACACCGCTTGGTGGGAACCCCAGAAGTCAGCCGCCGAAGCCAAATACAAACTCCTCGGCCGCTAA
- a CDS encoding DUF402 domain-containing protein gives MHNVRVVYRKYDQRLHWHQVMRYLGEDSYGVWLGAPPNSVSQRGEEPEVLHSQAHVQLFPRDRWYTAIFNDEPRSTEIYCDITTPVTFGETEFTMIDLDLDVVKKRDGTVYVDDEDEFSEHQLQFGYPQEVIEAARKECDWLIRAVTTEELFLTTYKTYLDKVR, from the coding sequence ATGCACAACGTCCGTGTGGTCTACCGCAAATATGACCAGAGGCTGCACTGGCATCAAGTGATGCGGTATCTGGGTGAGGATTCGTACGGCGTATGGCTCGGCGCGCCGCCCAATTCCGTGTCGCAGCGCGGCGAGGAGCCCGAGGTGCTCCACTCGCAGGCGCACGTGCAGCTGTTCCCGCGCGACCGCTGGTACACCGCGATCTTCAACGACGAGCCCCGGTCGACCGAGATCTACTGCGACATCACCACGCCGGTGACGTTCGGCGAGACCGAGTTCACCATGATCGATCTCGATCTCGACGTGGTGAAGAAGCGGGACGGGACGGTGTACGTCGACGACGAGGACGAGTTTTCCGAGCACCAACTGCAGTTCGGCTACCCGCAGGAGGTCATCGAGGCGGCCCGCAAAGAGTGCGACTGGCTGATCCGAGCGGTCACGACGGAGGAGCTCTTCCTCACGACGTACAAGACGTATCTCGACAAGGTCCGCTGA
- a CDS encoding CocE/NonD family hydrolase, with protein MSRRRPALRISVAVALLATAVLPVAPATAADTSTTNGCIASVPEPGSTTPVRICYSLFRPDGASAGHTVPLIFHSHGWGGSRTKDPAAFKSWLDAGYGVLSFDQRSFGESTGVAHVMNPDFEGRDVIKLVDFVASLDWVTKQRPGDPLIGAIGGSYGGGYQFAGAFTELRDRGRTRFDALAPEITWWDLKQSLAPDEAARTLWLAILYAGGGTHLPPAVGAAFVSLVTTGTWPTGQAGRDLDAFFAKNGPAWHVAHGRKLNIPVLFGQGLSDNLFNLNQGLQNFQHALTPRAQQRSIFVGYNGGHTLPSVLPPGFATPGDPCSVALGSPSFGALEQRFMALNLLKQQTGLTGFGSYHLATADGRCLEQRNLRPNKQYRLGKVITSANLGLPIQVELAKGPITVAGVPRLQAKVSSLLPDAGAFFALSVGSSVLDAKIVQNNTMPLREQRVVHGARRSIDLPGIAVDVPAGKSLFLTVSPVADMFAGQNGRVPNLLKLDDLKLSLHRVP; from the coding sequence ATGAGCCGCCGCCGCCCTGCTTTGCGAATCTCAGTCGCTGTCGCCTTGCTGGCCACAGCTGTCCTGCCCGTGGCACCCGCTACGGCCGCTGACACCAGTACGACGAACGGCTGTATCGCCAGCGTCCCAGAGCCGGGCAGCACCACGCCGGTGCGGATCTGCTACTCGCTGTTCAGGCCCGACGGCGCCTCGGCCGGTCACACCGTTCCGCTGATCTTCCACAGTCACGGCTGGGGTGGAAGCCGGACGAAGGACCCGGCTGCCTTCAAGTCCTGGCTCGATGCCGGGTACGGCGTACTGAGCTTCGACCAGCGCAGCTTCGGTGAGAGTACCGGCGTCGCCCACGTGATGAACCCGGACTTCGAAGGCCGGGACGTGATCAAGCTGGTCGACTTCGTCGCCTCCCTGGACTGGGTGACCAAACAACGGCCGGGCGACCCGCTGATCGGCGCGATCGGCGGCTCGTACGGCGGTGGCTACCAGTTCGCCGGTGCTTTCACCGAGCTCCGCGATCGCGGCCGGACGCGGTTCGACGCGCTGGCGCCGGAGATCACCTGGTGGGATCTCAAGCAGAGCCTGGCGCCGGACGAAGCGGCCCGGACGCTCTGGCTCGCGATCCTCTACGCGGGTGGTGGCACTCATCTCCCGCCAGCGGTCGGGGCGGCCTTCGTCTCGCTCGTCACGACCGGGACCTGGCCAACAGGCCAAGCCGGCCGGGACCTTGATGCCTTCTTCGCCAAGAACGGTCCCGCATGGCACGTTGCCCACGGCCGCAAGCTGAACATCCCGGTGCTGTTCGGCCAGGGCCTGTCGGACAACCTCTTCAACCTCAATCAGGGCCTGCAGAACTTCCAGCACGCACTCACACCGCGCGCCCAGCAGCGCTCGATCTTCGTCGGCTACAACGGCGGCCACACCTTGCCCAGCGTGCTGCCGCCGGGGTTCGCTACTCCTGGCGATCCGTGTTCCGTCGCGCTCGGGAGCCCTTCGTTCGGCGCGCTGGAGCAACGCTTCATGGCGCTCAACCTGTTGAAGCAGCAGACCGGGCTGACCGGCTTCGGCAGCTACCACCTCGCGACCGCCGACGGTCGTTGCCTCGAACAACGAAACCTCAGGCCGAACAAGCAGTACCGCCTCGGCAAGGTGATCACCTCGGCCAACCTCGGCCTGCCGATCCAGGTGGAGCTGGCCAAGGGTCCGATCACCGTGGCCGGCGTACCGCGCCTCCAGGCCAAGGTCAGCAGCCTGCTGCCGGACGCCGGCGCCTTCTTCGCCCTCAGCGTCGGCAGCTCCGTCCTGGACGCAAAGATCGTCCAGAACAACACGATGCCGCTCCGCGAGCAGCGGGTCGTCCACGGCGCGCGTCGCTCGATCGACCTGCCCGGGATCGCCGTCGACGTACCGGCCGGCAAGTCCTTGTTCCTCACGGTTTCCCCGGTCGCCGACATGTTCGCCGGTCAGAACGGCCGCGTGCCCAACTTGTTGAAGCTGGACGACCTGAAGCTCAGCCTGCACCGGGTTCCGTGA
- a CDS encoding Na+/H+ antiporter — translation MHIAILVVALVAVVAAGAALARRIGVSAPLLLVVVGVAASYLPFVPQIELSHEVVLVGFLPPLLYSAAIKTSLVDFSKHRRSIGLLSVGLVAFTTIGVGLVAYWLLGSAAKSQGLEPLPLWAAFALGAVVAPPDAVAATAIAKRVGLPRRVVTILEGESLLNDATALVGLRTAIAAGAASIALIRGDDPSDVHSPTPLSVGLDFLLAAGGGVAIGLVCAIVLAKIRKRFTDPVLDTTLSLTAPFIAYIAAEEIHASGVLSVVVTGLLLGHKAPIIQSAASRMSERTNWRTFQFLLENTVFLLIGLQTRWILDDVSHSPLSTSTITIATVGVFAAVVLLRPIWLFPVTLLSRRILGRSRPGPVSWQSLVVVSWAGMRGVVTLAAVFVLPEETPHREVLVFIALTVTAGTLLLQGSTLPWLVRRLRLPGPDPAEDALQEAAVLQGAHRAGEAELDRLITPDDPEEVIALLRQRGESRAQAAWERLGRPESEYETPSEAYRRLRMAMLEAERGHILKVRDDGLVADEVLQRAQIQLDIEESILDRAEADDVGGQSDSLRIQPAPGAECEHLEQAPCVLTPNTPEGCEECLADGGSWVHLRLCLQCGHVGCCDSSPERHASKHFETTQHPVMRSFEPGEDWRWCFIDEKLG, via the coding sequence GTGCATATCGCGATCCTCGTTGTCGCTCTGGTCGCCGTGGTGGCGGCCGGGGCAGCGCTCGCCCGGCGAATCGGGGTGTCGGCTCCCCTGCTGCTCGTCGTCGTCGGCGTCGCAGCGTCGTACCTGCCGTTCGTTCCGCAGATCGAGCTGTCCCACGAGGTCGTCCTGGTCGGTTTCCTGCCGCCGCTGCTCTACTCGGCGGCGATCAAGACGAGCCTGGTCGACTTCTCCAAGCACCGCCGCTCGATCGGGTTGCTGTCCGTCGGCCTGGTCGCGTTCACCACGATCGGCGTCGGCCTGGTGGCGTACTGGTTGCTCGGGAGCGCGGCGAAGTCGCAGGGTCTCGAACCACTCCCCTTGTGGGCCGCCTTCGCCCTCGGCGCGGTCGTCGCCCCACCCGACGCGGTGGCGGCGACGGCGATCGCGAAGCGGGTCGGGCTGCCCCGCCGGGTCGTCACGATCCTCGAAGGCGAGAGCCTCCTCAATGACGCCACAGCTCTGGTCGGACTGCGTACGGCGATCGCGGCCGGCGCGGCGAGTATCGCGCTGATCCGCGGCGACGACCCCAGCGACGTCCACTCGCCGACCCCGCTGAGCGTCGGTCTGGACTTCCTGCTGGCGGCCGGTGGAGGGGTGGCGATCGGCCTGGTGTGCGCGATCGTGCTGGCCAAGATCCGTAAGCGGTTCACCGATCCCGTGCTCGACACGACGCTCAGCCTGACCGCGCCTTTCATCGCCTACATCGCCGCCGAGGAGATCCACGCCTCGGGCGTGCTGTCCGTCGTCGTGACCGGGTTGCTGCTCGGTCACAAGGCGCCGATCATCCAGTCCGCCGCCTCCCGGATGTCCGAGCGGACCAACTGGCGGACGTTCCAGTTCCTGCTGGAGAACACGGTCTTCCTGCTGATCGGCCTGCAGACGCGATGGATCCTCGACGACGTCTCGCACAGCCCGTTGTCGACCAGCACCATTACGATCGCCACTGTCGGCGTCTTCGCGGCGGTCGTCCTGCTGCGTCCGATCTGGCTCTTCCCGGTCACTTTGCTGTCCCGGCGAATCCTCGGCCGCTCCCGGCCGGGACCGGTCAGCTGGCAGAGCCTGGTCGTCGTCTCCTGGGCAGGGATGCGCGGTGTGGTCACTCTCGCTGCGGTTTTCGTACTGCCCGAGGAGACGCCGCATCGCGAGGTGCTGGTGTTCATCGCCCTGACGGTGACCGCCGGAACCCTGCTGTTGCAGGGCTCCACCCTGCCTTGGCTCGTACGGCGTTTGCGCCTGCCCGGCCCGGATCCCGCGGAAGACGCGCTGCAGGAGGCCGCCGTACTGCAAGGGGCGCACCGGGCTGGTGAGGCCGAGCTCGATCGTCTGATCACGCCGGATGATCCGGAAGAAGTCATCGCACTGCTTCGCCAGCGAGGCGAATCCCGCGCACAGGCTGCCTGGGAGCGGCTCGGCCGGCCTGAGTCGGAGTACGAGACTCCCAGCGAGGCCTACCGGCGACTGCGGATGGCGATGCTGGAGGCCGAGCGCGGACACATTCTGAAGGTGCGCGACGACGGTCTGGTCGCCGACGAGGTGCTGCAGCGGGCTCAGATCCAGCTTGACATCGAGGAGTCCATCCTCGACCGGGCCGAGGCCGACGACGTCGGCGGGCAGTCCGACTCGCTGCGGATCCAGCCGGCGCCCGGCGCCGAATGCGAGCACCTCGAGCAGGCGCCGTGCGTCCTGACGCCGAACACGCCCGAGGGCTGCGAGGAGTGCCTCGCCGACGGCGGCTCGTGGGTGCACCTGCGGCTGTGCCTGCAGTGCGGCCATGTCGGGTGCTGCGACTCCTCCCCCGAACGCCATGCCAGCAAGCATTTCGAGACGACGCAGCACCCGGTGATGCGGAGCTTCGAGCCGGGCGAGGATTGGCGCTGGTGCTTCATCGACGAGAAACTGGGCTGA
- a CDS encoding HIT family protein, with protein MADCLFCSIIAGSTPAHLVYESPEVLGFLDIRPVFKGHTLLVPREHIATMVELPDELTVPLFGAARAVAAAVRTAYGAQGSFVAVNNVVSQSVPHLHVHVVPRTKGDGLRGFFWPRTKYADDDEAASYAEKLRTTLAG; from the coding sequence ATGGCTGACTGTCTCTTCTGCTCGATCATCGCGGGATCGACGCCGGCGCACCTCGTCTACGAGTCGCCGGAGGTGCTCGGATTCCTGGACATCCGGCCGGTGTTCAAAGGGCACACGCTGCTGGTGCCGCGCGAGCACATCGCGACGATGGTCGAGTTGCCCGACGAGTTGACGGTCCCGCTGTTCGGGGCGGCCCGAGCGGTGGCAGCGGCCGTGCGTACGGCGTACGGGGCGCAGGGGTCGTTCGTTGCGGTCAACAACGTTGTGTCGCAGTCCGTGCCGCACCTGCACGTCCACGTCGTACCGCGGACGAAGGGCGACGGGCTGCGCGGGTTCTTCTGGCCGCGCACCAAATATGCGGACGACGACGAAGCCGCGTCGTACGCCGAGAAGCTGCGCACAACGCTGGCCGGCTAG
- a CDS encoding S8 family serine peptidase — translation MKVRRLFAAGVLALVTLAAATIQLPAAAQVAVQVSPGPDAQERQLMATAEQAGSVRVIVRVDQLSDKQEVLDNVDQGTVEQNQTYSSFPLLALDADEQAIQELAADPNVVSIQEDKVGSPTLASSIPFINADKVQQLGFTGSGQTVAILDTGIDRDHPFFAGRIVSEACYSSVSDAKTQASLCPNGTDTQTGAGAADAETAQCLNGTTNICRHGSHVAGIAAGNGAGVTGAPGNGVAPGANIIAIQIYHRVNSGCTGGSPCVQFFDSDFIKGMQRIYDLRNSFTIASANLSGGDTSNNTTNCDTSMDKAPIDLLLSVGITTTISAGNESHPAGVGSPGCISTAVTVGAISADASGNDVDSPANYSNRGPLLDLFAPGTSIRSSVPDDAWASLDGTSMAAPHVAGAIAALRSAYPTATAATLLSYLRDTGVDITYPTSGTTNATTPRIDLLAALQQGNNPPTVTADQSTVNVNEGTTATNSGGFGDPEGRAVTLTASSGVVTNAGGGRWTWSLATNDGPGQSGDVTVTATDDKGETATTTFHVTVANVAPAVTIDTGQPTTASEGSTFSVKAAFSDPGWADTYSATIDWGDGSTSSPSPTVTVQGPPVDRGEVTGSHEYADNGSYTVKVTVTDDDGGSSSASFAVQVSDVAPVVTIDPAQVKTITEGSVLATKASFSDPGWGDTYTSSLDWGFGAPSTGSLLLTNDGPPADRGDVTGNQAYGDNGSFTVGVKVTDDDGGTGTASFPLQVTNVAPTATIDEAGAQVVNGVPTFIAHSGQPVNFAGRSTDPGSDDLALSWNWGDGAPAPDVTTNYLVNPPETDPATSPSLQPRDVTDTKAHTFGSACSYDVGFGARDDDGGSGADAAKVIVTGNAHLTKIAPLWFLQTRPGLRIPPVDLPVSTINCYLQVVQHMSPVFSEVRDVSTMAKANAVLNIQLLNPKAEFDRQALTAWLNFADGSFDLGTRVDTNLDLRPDSTFGQVMTKAESIRLNPASTNAQLAQQTLLLEKLNTLGS, via the coding sequence ATGAAAGTCCGAAGACTGTTCGCTGCCGGCGTGCTGGCCTTGGTCACCTTGGCCGCCGCGACGATACAACTACCCGCCGCCGCCCAAGTCGCAGTACAGGTTTCGCCCGGTCCTGATGCGCAGGAACGCCAGTTGATGGCGACCGCCGAGCAGGCAGGATCGGTCCGGGTCATCGTCCGGGTCGACCAGCTCAGCGACAAGCAGGAGGTCCTCGACAACGTCGATCAGGGCACGGTCGAGCAGAACCAGACCTACAGCTCGTTCCCGCTGCTCGCGCTCGACGCGGACGAGCAGGCGATTCAGGAACTGGCCGCCGATCCGAACGTGGTCTCGATCCAGGAGGACAAGGTCGGCTCACCGACGCTGGCCTCCAGCATCCCCTTCATCAACGCCGACAAGGTCCAGCAACTCGGCTTCACCGGCAGCGGCCAGACGGTCGCGATCCTGGACACCGGCATCGACCGGGACCACCCGTTCTTCGCCGGCCGCATCGTGTCCGAGGCCTGCTACTCCAGCGTGAGCGACGCCAAGACCCAGGCCTCGCTCTGCCCGAACGGCACCGACACCCAGACCGGCGCGGGAGCAGCCGATGCCGAGACCGCGCAGTGCCTGAACGGAACCACCAACATCTGCCGGCACGGCAGCCACGTCGCCGGGATCGCGGCCGGCAACGGCGCCGGCGTGACCGGTGCCCCAGGCAACGGAGTGGCGCCGGGCGCGAACATCATCGCGATCCAGATCTACCACCGGGTGAACAGCGGCTGCACCGGCGGCTCACCGTGCGTGCAGTTCTTCGACTCCGACTTCATCAAGGGCATGCAGCGGATCTACGACCTGCGCAACAGCTTCACCATCGCCTCGGCGAACCTGAGCGGCGGTGACACCAGCAACAACACCACCAACTGTGACACCAGCATGGACAAGGCGCCGATCGACCTGCTGCTCTCGGTGGGCATCACGACGACGATCTCGGCCGGCAACGAGTCGCATCCGGCCGGCGTCGGCTCACCGGGCTGCATCTCCACCGCCGTCACCGTCGGCGCGATCAGTGCCGATGCCTCCGGCAACGATGTCGACTCGCCCGCGAACTACTCCAACCGCGGACCGCTGCTCGACCTGTTCGCCCCCGGTACCTCGATCCGGTCGTCGGTCCCGGACGACGCCTGGGCCTCCCTCGACGGTACGTCGATGGCCGCGCCCCACGTCGCTGGTGCCATCGCGGCACTCCGGAGCGCCTACCCGACAGCCACCGCGGCCACGCTGCTCAGCTATCTGCGCGACACCGGTGTGGACATCACCTACCCGACCAGCGGTACGACGAATGCCACCACTCCACGTATCGACCTGCTGGCCGCTTTGCAGCAGGGCAACAACCCGCCAACCGTCACAGCGGATCAGAGCACGGTCAACGTCAACGAAGGAACGACTGCGACCAACAGCGGCGGCTTCGGCGACCCTGAGGGTCGGGCCGTCACTCTGACCGCCTCCAGTGGTGTGGTCACGAACGCCGGCGGCGGCCGGTGGACCTGGAGCCTCGCTACCAACGACGGACCCGGGCAGAGCGGCGACGTGACGGTAACCGCGACCGACGACAAGGGCGAAACCGCGACCACGACCTTCCACGTCACCGTGGCGAACGTGGCTCCGGCCGTCACCATCGACACTGGGCAGCCGACTACGGCCTCCGAAGGCAGCACCTTCAGTGTCAAAGCGGCCTTCTCGGATCCAGGCTGGGCGGACACCTACTCGGCAACGATCGACTGGGGCGACGGCAGCACGAGTTCCCCCAGTCCGACTGTGACTGTCCAGGGACCACCGGTGGATCGCGGCGAGGTCACCGGCAGCCACGAGTACGCCGACAACGGCAGCTACACCGTCAAGGTGACCGTTACGGACGACGACGGTGGATCCAGCTCGGCCTCGTTCGCAGTACAGGTCAGTGACGTCGCGCCGGTGGTGACCATCGATCCGGCCCAGGTGAAGACCATCACCGAGGGATCGGTGCTCGCGACCAAGGCATCGTTCAGCGATCCGGGCTGGGGTGACACGTACACGTCATCGCTCGACTGGGGCTTCGGGGCGCCGTCCACAGGCTCGCTGCTGCTCACGAATGACGGGCCGCCAGCGGATCGCGGGGACGTCACCGGCAACCAGGCGTACGGCGACAACGGGTCCTTCACCGTCGGGGTCAAGGTGACCGACGACGACGGCGGCACCGGTACGGCGTCCTTCCCGCTCCAGGTCACCAATGTCGCACCGACGGCCACGATCGACGAGGCGGGCGCGCAGGTGGTGAACGGCGTACCGACCTTCATCGCGCACAGCGGGCAGCCGGTCAACTTCGCCGGCCGGTCGACCGACCCGGGCAGCGACGATCTCGCGCTCAGCTGGAACTGGGGCGACGGAGCCCCGGCGCCGGACGTGACGACGAACTATCTGGTCAACCCGCCGGAAACCGACCCGGCGACCAGCCCGAGCCTGCAACCGCGGGACGTGACGGACACCAAGGCCCACACCTTCGGGTCGGCGTGCAGCTACGACGTCGGGTTCGGCGCGCGGGATGACGACGGTGGGTCGGGGGCGGATGCCGCGAAGGTGATCGTCACCGGCAACGCCCATCTGACCAAGATCGCGCCGCTGTGGTTCCTGCAGACCCGTCCCGGGCTGCGGATCCCGCCGGTCGACCTGCCGGTGAGCACGATCAACTGCTACCTGCAGGTGGTCCAGCACATGAGCCCGGTCTTCTCCGAGGTCAGGGACGTCTCGACGATGGCCAAGGCGAACGCCGTACTCAACATCCAACTGCTGAACCCGAAGGCCGAGTTCGACCGGCAGGCACTGACAGCCTGGCTGAACTTCGCCGACGGCTCGTTCGACCTGGGCACCCGGGTCGACACCAACCTGGACCTCAGACCCGACAGCACCTTCGGCCAGGTGATGACGAAGGCCGAGTCGATCCGCCTCAACCCGGCCTCCACAAATGCCCAACTGGCCCAGCAAACCCTGCTCCTGGAGAAGCTCAACACCCTCGGCTCCTGA
- a CDS encoding HEAT repeat domain-containing protein — translation MADKDREHPREVILAACAEHGEDTVIDWCVAFLTGEISGEDAFGRELPKLVAITGSENPGGWAHPVDPVNYYWVRVWAARAFLYIWRDDVVEALLVAADDPAWRVREHVARITAQRELGQLVDSLLPILTHELPRVRASAVRAVGAAGEYEHAAALEELQDDPDPSVRAAVERALQRLEDRLDRDVR, via the coding sequence ATGGCTGACAAGGACCGGGAGCATCCGCGCGAGGTGATCCTCGCGGCCTGCGCCGAGCACGGTGAGGACACGGTGATCGACTGGTGTGTCGCGTTCCTCACCGGTGAGATCTCGGGCGAGGACGCGTTCGGTCGCGAGTTGCCGAAGCTGGTCGCGATCACCGGGAGCGAGAATCCGGGCGGGTGGGCGCATCCGGTCGATCCGGTCAACTACTACTGGGTTCGGGTGTGGGCGGCCCGGGCGTTCCTCTACATCTGGCGTGACGACGTGGTGGAGGCGCTGCTGGTCGCGGCAGACGATCCCGCCTGGCGGGTGCGTGAGCACGTCGCGCGCATCACCGCTCAACGCGAGCTCGGCCAGCTGGTGGACTCACTGCTGCCGATCCTCACCCACGAGCTGCCACGAGTCCGGGCAAGCGCAGTACGGGCTGTCGGCGCCGCGGGGGAGTACGAGCATGCCGCGGCGCTGGAGGAGTTGCAGGACGACCCTGACCCAAGTGTGCGAGCCGCCGTCGAGCGCGCCCTGCAGCGATTGGAGGACCGACTGGACAGGGACGTGCGCTGA
- a CDS encoding RNA polymerase sigma factor, protein MPLRLVPADEARFRELFESHFRELLGYALRRSGSPDDAADVVAETMLVAWRRFDDVPQDGTARLWLYGVARRVLANSRRGELRRHRLGERLRLRLQEATPDLTDLVDSRTAVRQAMEQLSPTDRELIMLTTWEDLDPKEAAVVLGVPARVVRARLHRARSRLKKLLGDAFEDRGHVRDDQLARPAQEER, encoded by the coding sequence GTGCCGCTTCGTCTCGTCCCCGCCGACGAAGCCAGGTTCCGCGAACTCTTCGAGAGCCACTTCCGCGAACTCCTCGGTTACGCCTTGCGCCGGTCGGGCTCCCCGGACGACGCCGCGGACGTCGTGGCCGAAACCATGCTCGTCGCCTGGCGACGCTTCGACGACGTACCGCAGGACGGCACCGCCCGGCTCTGGCTGTACGGCGTCGCGCGGCGGGTGCTCGCCAACTCCCGGCGCGGCGAGCTCCGCCGTCATCGCCTCGGCGAGCGGCTCCGGCTGCGCCTGCAGGAAGCCACGCCGGACCTAACCGACCTGGTCGACTCGCGAACGGCCGTCCGGCAGGCGATGGAGCAACTGAGCCCGACCGATCGCGAGCTGATCATGCTCACCACGTGGGAGGACCTCGACCCGAAGGAGGCGGCCGTCGTGCTCGGCGTACCGGCGCGGGTGGTGCGAGCCAGGTTGCACCGGGCCCGGTCGCGGTTGAAGAAGTTGCTGGGAGACGCCTTCGAGGATCGCGGACATGTACGGGATGACCAGCTAGCCCGACCAGCTCAGGAGGAGCGATGA